In the genome of Croceimicrobium hydrocarbonivorans, one region contains:
- a CDS encoding isoamylase early set domain-containing protein: MALRKKFLKSKPLCKVSFDLAENRLPEDAKTVELLGSFSNWEPIPMRKVKGAYTRTLDLETGSEYQFRYRFDGELWENDEAADSYIPNGISGDNSVVRL; encoded by the coding sequence ATGGCCTTACGAAAGAAGTTTTTAAAGTCGAAACCCCTCTGTAAAGTAAGTTTTGACCTCGCTGAAAATCGTTTACCGGAAGATGCCAAGACGGTTGAACTTTTAGGTTCCTTTAGTAATTGGGAGCCCATTCCGATGCGCAAAGTAAAAGGGGCTTATACCCGCACTTTGGATTTGGAAACCGGCAGCGAATATCAATTCCGTTATCGCTTTGATGGCGAGCTTTGGGAGAATGACGAGGCGGCTGATTCCTATATACCTAATGGCATATCCGGCGATAATTCGGTAGTACGACTTTAG
- a CDS encoding tetratricopeptide repeat-containing sensor histidine kinase produces the protein MKRVFVFFFFILISFPLLAIKPGRAKLSPAERNQRQLIESLDKSDDLSAFTNAIDGATNLGLYNEADSLADVAQPLLKKVSDSLSYFEHLRVKARLYTILNRYTQALVFFRRALVYYQRAGYWEQEGHVMVNLAEFYRSARQYPQAQMELSYLINHPEFEDLSNLVKAIAYHRFAAVLNESKQDLDSAIFLSLKSLSYSEPDSLLDEMGTSYLELGDAYRKKKEVRAVSYFEKAFEVFKKQERIHYMCNSIRLISAYYVTVEQYEKALVFVDSSLRLAAPYYLPGFYNLAYNRKALILYKLGRFEEAYLYRDSAAIVYRSELQKRFSDEMAMQSRRFQTEMATSRLRSLESERMQILEESRAKDQVRRFSLILLIILILGLFGLYYFFTRLRRSKSHLEESQKALFGANQELLNTLSEKDGLIEEVHHRVKNNLQLITSLIRVQQFQQQDQMTEESRQMVNEILNRVSAMAVVHEKLYAQQHITQLRAREYFSELMEELKTLGGTFSNPLEIEVVAEDVILEVSQGIALGMILSELVANSLKYAFVMQGKPKIKIEVHKEFLEGRNRVEFSYEDNGKGYDDHSKMGMGNRLIMLFTRQLEGESTLDTKDRFYFNLAYWED, from the coding sequence TTGAAGCGCGTATTCGTCTTTTTCTTTTTCATCTTAATTAGCTTCCCGCTTTTAGCGATTAAGCCGGGCAGGGCTAAGCTGAGTCCTGCCGAGCGAAATCAAAGGCAGTTGATAGAATCATTGGATAAATCGGATGACCTCAGCGCTTTCACAAATGCTATTGACGGGGCCACAAATCTGGGCCTGTATAACGAAGCAGACTCTTTGGCTGATGTTGCACAACCCTTACTCAAGAAAGTAAGTGATTCTCTAAGCTATTTTGAGCATCTGCGAGTTAAAGCACGTTTGTACACCATTTTGAATCGCTATACCCAGGCTTTGGTGTTTTTCCGTCGGGCTCTGGTTTATTATCAAAGGGCTGGATACTGGGAGCAGGAAGGGCATGTAATGGTGAATTTGGCCGAATTCTATCGCAGCGCTCGTCAATATCCTCAGGCTCAAATGGAGTTGAGCTATTTGATAAATCATCCAGAATTCGAAGATCTGAGCAATTTAGTTAAGGCTATTGCCTATCATCGTTTTGCCGCGGTGCTAAATGAGTCCAAACAAGATTTGGATAGCGCTATTTTCCTTTCCTTAAAGTCCCTCTCTTATTCTGAGCCGGATTCTTTGCTGGATGAAATGGGAACTTCCTATTTGGAATTGGGAGATGCCTATCGCAAGAAGAAGGAGGTTCGGGCGGTATCTTATTTCGAAAAGGCTTTTGAAGTATTTAAGAAGCAAGAGCGGATCCACTATATGTGTAATTCGATACGCTTGATTAGTGCTTATTATGTTACCGTAGAGCAATATGAAAAAGCCCTGGTCTTTGTCGATTCATCCTTGCGATTAGCGGCGCCTTATTATTTACCGGGTTTTTACAATCTGGCATATAATCGCAAGGCGCTAATCTTGTATAAGTTGGGGCGCTTTGAAGAGGCCTACCTATATCGTGATTCAGCGGCCATCGTCTATCGGAGTGAACTGCAAAAGCGCTTTTCGGATGAAATGGCTATGCAATCGCGGCGCTTTCAAACTGAAATGGCGACCTCCCGATTGCGAAGTTTGGAAAGTGAGCGCATGCAAATTCTGGAAGAGTCACGCGCTAAGGACCAAGTGCGGAGGTTTTCTTTAATTCTACTAATCATCTTGATTTTAGGGCTCTTCGGGCTTTACTACTTTTTTACGCGATTGCGTCGCAGTAAATCCCATTTGGAGGAATCGCAGAAAGCTCTTTTTGGTGCCAATCAGGAATTATTGAATACCCTTTCGGAGAAGGATGGCTTAATTGAAGAAGTACACCATCGGGTTAAGAATAATTTGCAATTGATCACTTCCCTAATTCGGGTGCAGCAATTTCAGCAGCAGGATCAAATGACGGAGGAGTCGCGGCAAATGGTGAACGAGATTTTAAATCGCGTAAGCGCCATGGCGGTGGTACACGAAAAGCTTTATGCTCAGCAACATATTACGCAATTGCGGGCCCGTGAGTATTTTTCGGAGTTAATGGAAGAGCTTAAAACTTTGGGAGGTACCTTCAGTAATCCGCTCGAAATTGAGGTTGTTGCAGAGGATGTTATCTTGGAGGTTTCACAGGGAATTGCACTAGGGATGATACTTTCTGAGTTGGTAGCGAACTCATTGAAGTATGCATTTGTTATGCAAGGTAAACCCAAGATAAAAATTGAGGTTCACAAGGAATTTCTGGAAGGGCGCAATCGCGTAGAGTTTAGTTATGAAGACAATGGAAAGGGCTACGATGATCATAGCAAAATGGGCATGGGAAATCGATTAATAATGCTCTTTACGCGGCAACTCGAAGGCGAATCCACCTTGGATACTAAAGATCGCTTTTACTTTAATTTGGCTTACTGGGAAGATTGA
- a CDS encoding LytR/AlgR family response regulator transcription factor: MNKVLIVEDEALIAEHLHLILSKDLGIDADIAYKAKAARKMLQEKTYDLILVDINLESERSGLELAAEIEEYAWGDYLFLTAQTDKGVLEEARKLHPKAYLVKPFKDIEVSMAVGLALKNEDEGLGDLVFKDGWTTVKLPIASIRYAEADGNYIKLFSTERSYLIRYSLSWFYDQVADKDFLKIHRARVVNTRIIKRYNRSTVDIGGEELPVSKSGYQALATLFEK; the protein is encoded by the coding sequence ATGAATAAAGTACTTATAGTTGAGGATGAGGCGCTGATTGCTGAACACCTTCATTTAATTCTATCGAAGGATTTGGGGATTGATGCTGATATCGCTTACAAGGCGAAAGCCGCGCGTAAAATGTTGCAGGAGAAGACTTATGATTTGATCCTGGTGGATATCAACTTGGAAAGTGAGCGCAGTGGTTTGGAGCTGGCAGCAGAAATTGAAGAATATGCCTGGGGCGATTATCTTTTCCTCACCGCGCAAACGGATAAAGGAGTACTGGAAGAAGCACGAAAACTACATCCCAAAGCCTATCTGGTTAAGCCTTTTAAGGATATTGAAGTAAGCATGGCCGTTGGCTTGGCACTTAAAAATGAAGATGAAGGTCTGGGAGATTTGGTGTTTAAAGATGGCTGGACCACTGTTAAACTGCCCATTGCATCCATTCGCTATGCAGAGGCCGATGGCAATTACATCAAATTATTCAGCACCGAACGCAGCTATTTAATCCGCTATTCTCTTAGCTGGTTTTACGATCAGGTGGCGGATAAGGACTTTCTTAAGATTCATCGGGCCCGAGTAGTGAATACCCGCATCATCAAGCGTTACAATCGCAGTACGGTGGATATTGGTGGTGAAGAATTGCCTGTATCCAAAAGCGGTTATCAAGCTCTAGCTACTTTATTTGAGAAGTAA
- a CDS encoding glycoside hydrolase family 31 protein gives MNFSTFVPFMQSDMQTLINEQFPNHLLKADVNGSSVVFHSHNGVMLWVEAITNHVMRFRYSAKGYFSPDFSYAMAKDHRSGFAYFKVEELDSYYELRTPKLSCRVQKIDLKVSLYNEEGKLLNEDEKGFHWEEDSQRGDNIVKMSKRSINGEHYFGLGDKPSNLNLRDHRFQNWGTDEYGFAKDADPLYRNIPFYYGLHKEGCYGVFFDNSYRTFFDFASERKNVTSFWAEGGEINYYFIAGSSLMNIAQRYARLTGKPEMPPKWSLGYHQCKWSYSSEEEVMEIAHKLRELKIPADAIYLDIDYMDGFRCFTWNKENFPDPKGMVQRLKDMGFKTVAIIDPGIKIDMDYSVCKEGFEKNYFCKHADGPLYKGKVWPGDCYFPDFTNPEVREWWSGLFKELIEDIGLAGVWNDMNEPAIMDVPTKTFPLDIRHNYDGNYCSHRKAHNVYGMQMSRATYKGVKKFAFPNRPFIITRSTYAGGQRYSSVWTGDNIATWEHLWVANVQCQRLSISGFSFVGTDIGGFTEHPTMELYVRWMQLAVFHPLMRTHSSGDHGDQEPWSFGEEGTDLVRKAIELRYQLLPYHYTNFYQYSRDGKPMIRPLSFYDHQDPQTWYRQDEFVFGDHILVCPVLEPDRQGRRMYLPKGHWYDFHTKELVEGGKEIYIETSLEEIPMMVKAGAIIPMIPVEQHVSNSYSELELHVYRGEESVESLLYDDAGDGYNHNQGYFLNRNFTVLPSDAKYRITQHQEGRMPSSVKEVTLVYHGFKSLPKVVELDSDPFEVTIQEEKNGSFSFKVAEDFKQITLRWG, from the coding sequence GTGAATTTTAGTACTTTCGTTCCCTTCATGCAATCCGATATGCAAACCCTCATTAACGAACAATTCCCAAATCACCTGCTCAAGGCAGATGTGAATGGCTCTTCTGTGGTTTTCCATAGCCACAATGGAGTGATGTTATGGGTAGAGGCTATCACCAATCATGTGATGCGCTTCCGTTACAGTGCCAAGGGTTATTTTTCGCCAGACTTCTCCTATGCCATGGCTAAAGACCACCGCAGTGGTTTCGCTTATTTTAAGGTAGAAGAGCTGGATAGCTATTATGAGTTGCGTACCCCCAAGCTTAGTTGCAGAGTTCAAAAAATTGACCTGAAAGTAAGTTTGTACAATGAAGAGGGTAAGCTGCTGAATGAGGATGAAAAAGGTTTTCATTGGGAAGAAGATTCACAGCGTGGCGATAACATCGTGAAGATGAGTAAGCGCTCCATTAACGGGGAGCATTACTTTGGTTTGGGCGACAAACCCAGCAACCTCAACTTACGCGATCACCGATTCCAGAATTGGGGAACGGATGAATACGGTTTTGCCAAAGACGCAGATCCCCTATACCGTAATATTCCCTTCTACTATGGTCTACATAAGGAAGGTTGCTACGGTGTATTCTTCGATAACAGCTATCGCACTTTTTTCGACTTTGCCTCCGAGCGTAAAAACGTTACCAGTTTTTGGGCCGAGGGTGGTGAAATCAACTATTACTTTATTGCAGGCTCCAGCCTGATGAATATTGCGCAACGTTATGCGCGCCTTACCGGTAAACCCGAGATGCCTCCCAAATGGAGCTTGGGCTACCATCAATGCAAATGGTCATACTCTTCGGAAGAAGAAGTAATGGAAATTGCGCATAAGCTACGTGAGCTAAAAATCCCGGCCGATGCCATTTACCTAGACATCGACTATATGGATGGCTTCCGCTGCTTTACCTGGAATAAGGAAAATTTCCCCGATCCCAAAGGCATGGTGCAAAGGCTCAAAGACATGGGCTTTAAGACTGTTGCCATTATTGATCCGGGTATTAAAATCGACATGGACTATTCGGTTTGCAAGGAAGGTTTCGAAAAGAACTATTTCTGCAAGCATGCCGATGGCCCCTTATACAAAGGCAAGGTATGGCCGGGCGATTGTTATTTCCCCGACTTTACCAATCCTGAGGTTCGCGAATGGTGGAGCGGACTTTTCAAAGAACTAATCGAAGACATTGGCCTGGCAGGTGTGTGGAACGATATGAATGAGCCGGCCATTATGGACGTGCCCACCAAGACCTTCCCTTTGGACATCCGCCATAATTACGATGGCAATTATTGCAGTCATCGCAAGGCCCACAATGTTTACGGCATGCAAATGAGCCGGGCGACCTACAAGGGGGTGAAGAAATTTGCCTTCCCCAATCGCCCCTTTATCATTACCCGCAGCACCTATGCCGGCGGTCAGCGCTACAGCTCTGTTTGGACCGGCGATAATATTGCCACCTGGGAGCACTTATGGGTTGCCAATGTGCAATGTCAGCGCTTAAGCATTAGCGGTTTCTCTTTTGTAGGAACCGATATTGGCGGCTTTACCGAGCATCCTACCATGGAACTTTATGTGCGTTGGATGCAGTTAGCGGTATTCCATCCTTTAATGCGTACCCATTCTTCGGGCGATCATGGTGATCAGGAGCCCTGGAGTTTTGGCGAAGAAGGAACTGATTTGGTACGCAAGGCAATTGAATTGCGTTATCAACTGCTCCCCTACCACTACACTAATTTCTACCAATACAGTCGCGACGGCAAACCGATGATTCGTCCGCTGTCCTTCTACGATCATCAGGATCCGCAAACCTGGTACCGTCAGGATGAATTCGTATTTGGAGATCATATTTTAGTTTGCCCGGTTTTGGAACCCGATCGTCAAGGTCGTCGGATGTACCTACCTAAAGGACATTGGTACGATTTCCATACTAAGGAATTAGTAGAAGGAGGCAAAGAGATTTACATTGAAACCAGCCTGGAGGAAATCCCTATGATGGTGAAAGCCGGAGCGATTATCCCCATGATCCCAGTAGAACAACATGTGAGCAATTCTTATTCTGAATTGGAACTGCATGTTTACCGTGGAGAAGAAAGTGTGGAGAGCTTACTCTATGATGATGCTGGCGATGGCTATAATCACAATCAAGGCTATTTCCTGAATCGCAATTTTACGGTTCTCCCATCCGACGCTAAATACCGCATCACGCAACATCAAGAAGGCCGGATGCCTAGCTCTGTTAAAGAAGTTACCTTGGTTTATCACGGCTTTAAGAGCCTACCAAAGGTGGTAGAGCTTGACTCAGATCCTTTTGAGGTGACTATACAAGAAGAAAAAAATGGAAGCTTCAGCTTTAAGGTAGCTGAAGACTTTAAACAGATAACCCTGCGCTGGGGTTAA
- a CDS encoding alpha-1,4-glucan--maltose-1-phosphate maltosyltransferase translates to MSTKPKQGRSRVLISDIKPLVDCGRYPIKRVVDEALKVEATLVADGHDVLSGALAWRKKNAGKWQRVALKPIENDQYSAELSFSEIGAYEYKIEAWIDYALTWLHGLEKKFKDGQDVSVHLADGIPHLEFLKAKKLKEAASLIELISKDPNAAAEKALEPWLEEAFHKHPEKQLLSESDLLPAYCDRKKANFSAWYEFFPRSAAAEGHGTLQDVIKLLPRVADLGFDVLYLPPIHPIGEVNRKGKNNSTIAEEGDVGSPWGIGSKEGGHKSVHPELGTLDDYKELIQKANALDIEIAFDLAYQAAPDHPWVKEHPEWFKWRSDGTVQYAENPPKKYQDILPIYFESEDWENLWDELLSVILFWVDCGIKIFRVDNPHTKSIRFWEWAIAETQKLHPEVIFLAEAFTKPALMHALAKAGFSQSYSYFTWRNFRHELMDYMEEVSQGPGADYFRPNFWPNTPDILPYGLQSGNESLFMTRLFLAGTLSSNYGVYGPVYEQLAHESVPGKEEYFNSEKYEVQHHNWEAENKITWLMRVLNKARKEEKALQQNRNFQSLEIENQSLFAYLKWDGEEKTVCVVNLDPYNMQEGWLQLPHDFMPLSEGGYRMYDYISGAEYRWREEWNYVRLDPARPFHLFKVIG, encoded by the coding sequence ATGAGCACAAAACCCAAACAAGGGCGCAGTCGCGTTCTGATTTCCGATATAAAGCCCCTGGTTGATTGCGGGCGCTACCCCATTAAACGAGTGGTTGACGAAGCCCTAAAGGTTGAAGCCACCCTAGTTGCTGACGGACACGATGTTTTATCCGGAGCCCTGGCTTGGCGTAAAAAAAATGCCGGTAAATGGCAAAGAGTAGCCCTTAAGCCCATTGAGAACGATCAGTATAGCGCCGAACTTTCCTTTTCGGAAATCGGTGCCTATGAATATAAAATTGAAGCTTGGATTGACTATGCCTTGACCTGGCTCCATGGCTTGGAGAAAAAATTTAAAGATGGTCAGGATGTAAGTGTGCATCTGGCAGATGGCATTCCTCATTTGGAATTCCTAAAAGCCAAAAAGCTCAAAGAAGCGGCCAGCCTTATTGAGCTTATAAGTAAGGATCCCAATGCCGCCGCCGAAAAAGCCTTGGAGCCATGGCTGGAAGAAGCCTTTCATAAACATCCGGAAAAGCAATTGCTCAGCGAATCGGATTTACTACCGGCCTATTGCGATCGTAAAAAAGCTAATTTCTCAGCTTGGTACGAGTTTTTCCCTCGTAGTGCTGCCGCCGAAGGACATGGTACTTTACAGGATGTAATTAAGCTTTTACCGCGCGTGGCCGATCTGGGTTTTGATGTGCTTTACTTACCGCCCATCCACCCAATTGGGGAAGTGAATCGCAAAGGCAAAAACAATAGCACCATTGCCGAGGAAGGAGATGTAGGCTCCCCCTGGGGTATTGGCTCCAAAGAAGGTGGACATAAAAGTGTGCATCCCGAATTAGGCACTTTAGACGATTATAAAGAGCTGATTCAAAAGGCAAATGCCCTCGATATTGAAATTGCTTTTGACCTCGCCTATCAGGCCGCTCCAGATCACCCTTGGGTTAAAGAACATCCGGAATGGTTTAAATGGCGCTCAGATGGTACTGTACAATACGCAGAAAATCCACCCAAGAAATACCAGGACATTTTACCGATCTATTTCGAAAGTGAGGACTGGGAAAATTTATGGGATGAGCTCCTCTCCGTAATCCTCTTTTGGGTCGATTGTGGAATAAAAATATTTAGGGTCGATAATCCTCACACCAAGTCCATTCGCTTTTGGGAATGGGCCATTGCCGAAACTCAGAAGCTTCATCCCGAGGTAATCTTCCTGGCAGAAGCCTTTACCAAACCCGCCTTAATGCATGCCCTGGCGAAAGCCGGATTCAGTCAGAGCTATAGCTATTTTACCTGGCGGAATTTCCGTCATGAATTAATGGACTATATGGAGGAAGTGAGTCAGGGCCCTGGTGCTGATTATTTCCGACCTAATTTCTGGCCTAATACTCCAGACATTCTTCCCTACGGTTTACAAAGTGGCAATGAATCCCTATTCATGACCCGCCTCTTTTTAGCTGGAACTCTGAGCTCCAATTACGGAGTTTACGGACCGGTATATGAGCAATTGGCCCATGAATCGGTACCTGGAAAAGAAGAGTATTTCAATTCTGAAAAATACGAGGTGCAGCATCACAATTGGGAAGCTGAAAACAAGATTACCTGGCTGATGCGTGTTTTGAATAAGGCCCGAAAGGAGGAAAAAGCCTTACAACAAAATCGGAATTTCCAAAGTTTGGAAATTGAAAACCAAAGCTTATTTGCCTACCTTAAATGGGATGGTGAGGAAAAAACAGTTTGCGTGGTAAATCTCGACCCCTACAATATGCAAGAAGGTTGGTTACAGCTACCTCATGATTTTATGCCTCTGAGCGAAGGTGGCTATCGTATGTATGATTACATTTCTGGAGCCGAGTATCGCTGGCGTGAAGAATGGAATTATGTGCGCCTCGATCCTGCTCGACCTTTCCACCTATTTAAAGTTATTGGCTAA
- the glgB gene encoding 1,4-alpha-glucan branching protein GlgB: protein MPTKTQAHSLFSDQDIHLFREGRHYRLYQHFGSHPLELNGEAGVYFAVYAPAAEKVEVIGNFNHWQGEDYPLMVRWDSSGIWEGFIPGVKVGDLYKYKISHADLVDPLEKADPYARQAEHPPRTASIICDNKEHKWGDSKWMKARYEHNNLEAPMSVYEVHLASWKRKENGDVLGYRELAEDLVPYVKNAGFSHVEFMPIMEYPYEPSWGYQITGYFAASSRFGPAEDLKYLIEAFHKEGIGVILDWVPSHFPDDLHGLGKFDGSCVYEHPDPRKGYHPDWKSLIFNYGRPEVRSFLISNALFWLDQYHVDGLRVDAVASMLYLDYSRQDGQWEPNHLGGNENLDAIAFIKDFNEAVYKNYPDVQTIAEESTSFNRVSYPTYDGGLGFGLKWMMGWMNDNLEYFKKDPIYRRYHQNEITFSLAYAFTEHFMLPLSHDEVVYGKKSLLSKMPGDAWKQFANLRLLLSWMYLHPGAKLLFMGGEFGQRKEWQFEEGLQWQEFEMESHQGVFQSLKALNALYRKEKPLYKNNYAYESFEWLEHNDANNSVLSFIRKSGKEELVCVLNCTPQPHDEYRIGAPAPGQYELIYNSDQEEFWGSNYPLKQSLKSDKIAWQGREQSLDLILPPLAAVVYKRKGKA, encoded by the coding sequence ATGCCTACTAAAACTCAAGCACACAGCCTTTTTAGTGATCAAGATATTCACCTTTTCCGCGAGGGTCGCCATTATCGACTCTACCAACATTTTGGCTCCCATCCGCTCGAGCTCAATGGTGAAGCAGGGGTTTATTTTGCGGTCTATGCTCCGGCTGCCGAAAAGGTAGAAGTGATTGGCAATTTTAATCATTGGCAGGGAGAAGATTACCCCCTAATGGTGCGCTGGGACTCTTCCGGTATTTGGGAAGGATTTATTCCCGGAGTAAAGGTGGGCGATTTGTATAAATACAAGATCAGTCATGCTGATTTAGTAGATCCTCTGGAAAAGGCCGACCCCTATGCTCGCCAAGCAGAACATCCACCCCGCACTGCTTCCATCATTTGCGATAATAAGGAGCATAAGTGGGGCGACAGCAAATGGATGAAGGCCCGCTACGAGCATAATAATCTGGAAGCCCCTATGAGCGTCTACGAAGTGCATTTAGCCAGTTGGAAACGCAAGGAAAATGGAGACGTGCTGGGCTATCGGGAATTGGCAGAAGACTTGGTGCCTTATGTTAAAAATGCCGGCTTTAGTCATGTAGAGTTTATGCCCATCATGGAGTATCCCTACGAACCATCCTGGGGCTATCAAATTACGGGCTATTTCGCGGCCAGCAGTCGCTTTGGTCCGGCAGAAGATTTAAAATATTTGATCGAAGCTTTCCATAAGGAAGGCATTGGAGTGATTCTCGATTGGGTACCCTCTCATTTCCCAGATGATTTACACGGACTCGGCAAATTTGATGGCTCCTGTGTTTACGAGCATCCCGATCCGCGCAAAGGTTATCATCCGGATTGGAAGAGCCTAATCTTTAATTATGGTCGACCAGAAGTGCGCTCCTTTTTAATTTCCAATGCTCTCTTTTGGCTGGATCAATACCATGTGGATGGCTTGCGGGTAGATGCCGTGGCTTCGATGCTGTATTTAGATTATTCACGCCAGGATGGTCAATGGGAGCCTAATCATTTAGGCGGGAATGAGAATTTGGATGCCATTGCCTTTATCAAGGATTTTAATGAGGCTGTTTATAAGAATTACCCGGATGTGCAGACCATTGCCGAAGAATCTACTTCCTTTAATCGCGTAAGCTACCCCACTTATGATGGTGGTTTAGGCTTTGGCCTGAAGTGGATGATGGGTTGGATGAATGATAATTTGGAATACTTCAAAAAGGATCCCATTTACCGTCGCTATCATCAGAATGAAATCACCTTTAGCCTAGCTTATGCTTTTACTGAGCACTTTATGCTACCGCTTTCGCATGATGAAGTGGTGTACGGGAAGAAATCACTCCTAAGCAAAATGCCCGGCGATGCTTGGAAGCAATTCGCTAATCTGCGCCTTTTACTTTCGTGGATGTATTTGCATCCCGGAGCGAAATTGCTCTTTATGGGAGGTGAATTTGGTCAGCGTAAAGAATGGCAATTCGAAGAAGGCCTGCAGTGGCAAGAGTTTGAAATGGAGTCCCATCAGGGCGTATTCCAAAGCTTAAAGGCCTTGAATGCTCTGTATCGCAAAGAGAAGCCTCTATACAAAAACAATTATGCCTACGAAAGCTTCGAATGGTTAGAGCATAATGATGCGAACAATTCTGTGCTCAGCTTTATCCGCAAGAGCGGCAAAGAAGAATTGGTATGTGTACTCAACTGTACTCCTCAGCCTCATGATGAATATCGCATCGGCGCCCCAGCCCCCGGACAATACGAACTCATATATAATAGCGACCAGGAAGAATTTTGGGGCAGTAATTATCCCTTAAAGCAATCTCTTAAAAGTGATAAGATTGCCTGGCAGGGACGAGAGCAATCTTTGGACTTGATTCTCCCACCATTGGCTGCAGTGGTTTATAAAAGGAAAGGCAAAGCCTAA
- a CDS encoding maltokinase N-terminal cap-like domain-containing protein, which produces MNLPKLQSAQSWDQLRKDESFWEALRQDILPQHLYHCRWFGGKASVVQQVFFSQKLLLKSGFQHYYLLLIEVFFRESYAHNYFLPLAIAESREKLPAQAVLAEIQLADGSFYLIDAVHDSGFHAALFRKIVNHEMLMEGNNRVFFRAHQELEMEPEGFRSQLLNAEQSNSTLIIQDRYYLKIFRRLFRDKNPDFEMNEFLAQQKLFENYPKLAGLIWWEPGPGVNISLGLMQEKVPNEGDAWPWMLKEVEQYFKNGDLAGLSAIDKWPLVSPLKISKLPAALQQNPGLDFFKRIRTLAQRTAEMHLALAAVKRDRHFAPINYNGDFTVWLKNRLIYQFDARYNLLNKKLESLPENARLLAEKVLEQKDLIINFILGFDEEQLRSLRIRIHGDYHLGQILIQGHDFFILDYEGEPESTIRDRKVKQSPLKDVAGLLRSFHYAIHAVQKNQNLRSLEHQAAGQSLYQAISGVFLHSYFKIAFQQQLDIGYRKEITYLLHYFLLEKAIYELGYELNGRPDWAIIPLEGILDITDEIKRHAY; this is translated from the coding sequence ATGAATCTGCCGAAGTTGCAAAGTGCCCAAAGCTGGGATCAACTGCGAAAGGATGAATCCTTTTGGGAAGCGCTTCGTCAGGATATTCTACCTCAACATCTCTACCATTGTCGCTGGTTTGGAGGTAAGGCTTCAGTAGTTCAGCAGGTATTCTTCAGCCAAAAGCTTTTATTGAAAAGTGGCTTTCAGCATTATTACCTGCTCTTAATTGAGGTCTTCTTCCGCGAAAGCTATGCGCATAATTATTTCCTACCCCTGGCGATTGCCGAAAGCAGGGAAAAGCTGCCCGCCCAAGCCGTTTTAGCGGAAATTCAATTGGCAGACGGCTCCTTTTACCTGATTGATGCCGTTCATGATTCGGGCTTCCATGCCGCGCTTTTTCGAAAAATTGTGAACCACGAGATGCTGATGGAAGGAAACAATCGCGTTTTCTTTCGCGCCCATCAGGAATTGGAAATGGAGCCAGAAGGATTTCGCTCTCAATTGTTAAATGCCGAACAAAGCAATAGCACCCTGATTATTCAGGATCGCTATTACCTCAAGATCTTCCGTCGTCTGTTTCGGGATAAGAACCCCGATTTCGAGATGAATGAGTTTTTGGCCCAACAAAAGCTCTTCGAGAACTACCCCAAATTGGCCGGATTAATTTGGTGGGAACCCGGACCGGGAGTGAACATTTCGCTAGGCTTAATGCAGGAGAAAGTTCCCAATGAAGGCGATGCCTGGCCTTGGATGTTAAAGGAAGTAGAACAGTATTTTAAAAATGGGGATTTAGCAGGACTCAGTGCCATCGATAAATGGCCGCTGGTAAGTCCTTTAAAAATCAGCAAGCTCCCGGCAGCCCTGCAACAAAATCCGGGTCTCGACTTTTTTAAACGCATTCGCACCCTAGCGCAAAGGACAGCCGAAATGCATTTGGCCCTGGCTGCCGTTAAAAGAGACCGCCATTTTGCCCCGATCAATTACAATGGTGATTTTACCGTTTGGCTTAAAAACCGCTTGATCTATCAGTTTGATGCCCGCTATAATCTCCTCAATAAAAAACTGGAAAGCCTGCCCGAAAATGCCCGCCTTTTAGCGGAGAAGGTACTGGAACAGAAAGACCTAATTATAAATTTCATCTTGGGCTTTGATGAGGAACAATTGCGAAGCTTGCGCATCCGCATTCATGGCGATTACCATTTAGGGCAAATCTTGATTCAGGGCCACGATTTCTTCATCCTCGATTATGAGGGCGAACCCGAGAGCACCATTCGCGATCGTAAGGTGAAACAATCACCGCTTAAGGATGTTGCCGGGCTTTTACGCTCTTTTCATTATGCTATTCATGCGGTGCAGAAAAATCAAAATCTGCGTAGCTTAGAACATCAGGCCGCTGGCCAAAGTTTATATCAAGCTATCAGCGGGGTTTTCCTGCACAGCTATTTTAAGATCGCCTTTCAGCAGCAGCTGGATATTGGCTATCGCAAAGAAATTACCTATTTACTCCATTACTTCCTGCTCGAAAAAGCCATTTACGAATTGGGCTACGAGTTAAATGGGCGTCCGGATTGGGCGATTATTCCCCTGGAAGGAATTCTGGATATTACCGACGAAATAAAACGACATGCCTACTAA